The following coding sequences are from one Gemmatimonadaceae bacterium window:
- a CDS encoding carboxylate-amine ligase, giving the protein MQQPSLTLGVEEEYQIIDPETRELRSYITEILAGDHLVMEEVKPELHQSMVEIGTKVCRTPGEVRSELVRLRGTVMQLAARKGLKIAAAGTHPFSSWITQEITPLERYMGVKQDLQDLAQQLLIFGTHVHIGIEDRDFLIDAMNVARYFVPHVLCLSTSSPFWMGRLTGLKSYRSVIFRNFPRTGIPPEMHAWSDYEAVLDALVRTHCIPDGSKIWWDVRPNWSYPTLEFRVCDVCTRVEEAVCVAAILQAIIAKLWKLRRDNLTFRTYPGSLLEENKWRAVRYGLSGKLIDFGKGEELPASDLIRELVGWFIDDVVDDLGTRAEVEYAYTILSNGTSADRQLAMFKRTGDLKDVVDQLVRETAEGVDC; this is encoded by the coding sequence ATGCAACAGCCGTCGCTCACGTTAGGCGTCGAGGAAGAGTATCAGATCATCGATCCGGAGACGCGCGAGCTCCGGTCGTACATCACCGAGATCCTCGCCGGCGACCACCTGGTAATGGAAGAGGTGAAGCCGGAGCTCCACCAATCGATGGTGGAGATCGGCACCAAGGTCTGTCGCACGCCGGGCGAGGTGCGCTCGGAACTGGTGCGACTGCGCGGGACCGTGATGCAGCTCGCCGCGCGCAAGGGCCTCAAGATCGCCGCCGCCGGCACGCACCCATTCTCCAGCTGGATCACGCAGGAAATCACGCCGCTCGAGCGCTACATGGGCGTCAAGCAGGACCTGCAGGATCTCGCCCAGCAGCTGCTCATCTTCGGCACGCACGTCCACATCGGGATCGAGGACCGCGACTTTCTCATCGACGCCATGAACGTGGCGCGCTACTTCGTGCCGCACGTGCTGTGTCTCTCGACGAGCTCGCCGTTCTGGATGGGCCGCCTGACCGGCCTCAAGTCGTACCGCAGCGTGATCTTCCGGAATTTCCCGCGCACCGGGATTCCACCCGAGATGCACGCGTGGTCGGACTACGAAGCGGTGCTCGACGCGCTCGTGCGCACGCACTGCATCCCCGACGGCTCCAAGATCTGGTGGGACGTCCGGCCTAACTGGAGCTACCCGACCCTCGAGTTCCGCGTCTGCGACGTGTGCACGCGGGTCGAGGAAGCGGTGTGCGTGGCCGCGATCCTGCAAGCAATCATCGCGAAGTTGTGGAAGCTGCGCCGCGACAACCTCACGTTCCGCACCTATCCGGGGTCGTTGCTCGAGGAGAACAAGTGGCGCGCCGTCCGCTATGGCCTGAGCGGAAAACTCATAGATTTCGGCAAGGGCGAAGAGCTGCCGGCCTCGGATCTCATTCGCGAGCTGGTGGGTTGGTTCATCGACGACGTCGTCGACGATCTGGGGACGCGCGCCGAAGTCGAGTACGCGTACACGATTCTCTCCAACGGCACGAGCGCTGATCGCCAACTGGCGATGTTCAAGCGCACCGGGGACCTGAAAGACGTGGTCGACCAGTTGGTCAGAGAGACGGCTGAAGGAGTAGATTGTTAG
- a CDS encoding protein kinase codes for MATQRNPSTTARVTRLRGLQPSGLSVEPGAVAHSSETGRTYRLERMIGSGGFGKVYLATTTLASGATFNVCIKISDNLAGWLREAYFAELLASQERALRIIDRFAEFANGAMRYCLAMEYAEHGDLGSWLERVGPQTERYVRREIAAILGVLDALHRGQALHRDLTPFNVFVCEGGHLKLGDFGIATHQLNRRGVTADAFNRMHAPNEIAWGRVRRWQKRDDVYQIGLLAVMLLRGDISSAVRSKDVRTLPCSDHLKEVIHGCLGSRGKRYDAARELIEALRHRARQPRLGRVERLAGKRVSFTGFLVRPRAAAIAAAKKAGAIVQSTPGATTDILVRGRPNKQQIAGKDGGSKLIEVRRLAAKGHKVTVIGERLFWKLAEPPARKRAKQVSPPSKRGRL; via the coding sequence ATGGCGACTCAGCGCAATCCCAGCACAACCGCTCGCGTCACGCGCCTCCGCGGGTTGCAACCGAGCGGACTCTCGGTCGAGCCGGGAGCAGTGGCGCACAGCTCCGAGACCGGTCGCACCTATCGGCTCGAGCGGATGATCGGCAGCGGCGGCTTCGGCAAAGTGTATCTGGCCACGACCACGCTTGCGTCGGGCGCCACCTTCAACGTGTGCATCAAGATCAGCGACAATCTCGCCGGCTGGCTGCGCGAGGCGTACTTCGCCGAGCTGTTGGCGTCGCAGGAACGCGCCCTGCGCATCATCGACCGGTTCGCCGAATTCGCGAACGGCGCGATGCGATACTGCCTCGCCATGGAATACGCCGAGCATGGCGACCTGGGCTCGTGGCTCGAGCGCGTGGGTCCACAGACCGAGCGCTACGTGCGCCGCGAAATCGCCGCCATACTCGGCGTGCTCGACGCGCTGCACCGCGGGCAGGCGCTGCACCGCGACCTCACGCCGTTCAACGTATTCGTGTGCGAGGGCGGGCACCTCAAGCTCGGCGACTTCGGCATCGCGACGCACCAGCTCAATCGGCGCGGCGTGACGGCCGATGCATTCAACCGGATGCACGCGCCCAACGAGATCGCATGGGGTCGCGTGCGGCGGTGGCAGAAGCGCGACGATGTCTATCAGATCGGACTGCTCGCGGTGATGCTCCTGCGCGGCGACATCTCGAGCGCCGTCCGCAGCAAGGATGTGCGCACCCTGCCCTGCAGCGATCACCTGAAGGAAGTCATCCATGGATGCCTCGGCTCGCGCGGCAAACGCTATGACGCCGCGCGCGAATTGATCGAGGCGCTGCGACACCGCGCGAGGCAGCCCAGGCTGGGGCGCGTCGAACGACTGGCCGGCAAGCGGGTTTCGTTCACCGGATTCCTCGTGCGTCCGCGCGCGGCGGCGATCGCGGCGGCGAAGAAGGCCGGCGCGATCGTGCAGTCGACGCCCGGCGCGACGACGGACATTCTGGTTCGCGGCCGGCCTAACAAGCAACAGATCGCGGGCAAGGACGGCGGCTCGAAGCTGATCGAGGTGCGCCGTCTCGCGGCCAAGGGCCACAAGGTGACGGTGATCGGGGAGCGGCTGTTCTGGAAGCTCGCTGAGCCCCCGGCGCGCAAACGGGCCAAGCAGGTGTCGCCACCCTCAAAGCGAGGAAGGCTGTGA
- a CDS encoding type II toxin-antitoxin system prevent-host-death family antitoxin, with translation MPKRRTYNVHEAKTQLSKLLKRVAEGQEVYIARAGVPVARLVPVTLPEGERVLGSERGRITIGDDFNAPLPPELLDVFET, from the coding sequence ATGCCCAAGCGTCGGACGTACAACGTGCACGAAGCCAAGACCCAATTGTCCAAGCTGCTGAAGCGCGTCGCGGAGGGACAGGAGGTGTACATCGCGCGCGCGGGCGTGCCTGTCGCGCGTCTCGTGCCCGTGACGCTGCCGGAGGGCGAGCGCGTGCTCGGCTCTGAACGCGGGCGCATTACGATCGGCGACGACTTCAATGCGCCGCTGCCGCCGGAGCTCCTCGACGTCTTCGAGACGTGA
- a CDS encoding M20/M25/M40 family metallo-hydrolase: MTNRRPFSAVVLAAWALASAAPSLHAQQTPPPGAARWWHDITVIADDSMHGRRTGTADYVEAAHYVASQFQAAGLAPGGSDGYFQTVHLAEARVVPDSSSLVLESTGTSDTLPLRVRITPSSAARADGPLVFVGYGLALPGVHDDLAGVDLRGRVAVYLDRMPKGLNATLFAHGRASRWKELERRGAVAGIAIADPAPPNGNRPPPRPGARPVMGLADDSLERGVLVSVGGEDAEKLFAGSGHTYAEMVALSDAQQTLPTVPLAPRLRVRLDIQRTPVDAPNVVGVLRGSDAGLRDQYLVVSAHLDHLGVGRPVNGDSIYNGAMDNASGIATLLETARAFKDRHVRPKRSVIFLAVTGEEEGELGSAYFALHPTVPASGIVADLNTDMYLPIQPLTGVFAYGWNESDLGKDILPVLRQHHLANLEDPEPEQVRFIRSDQYSFIQRGIPALAFKVGYTKDSPGDSTVTRWLDTRYHRPSDDLAQPVNFQTAIAFDAMYFDIVRAVADRPTRPAWYPTSVFASIKRPGQ, translated from the coding sequence ATGACAAATCGGCGTCCTTTTTCTGCCGTAGTCCTCGCCGCGTGGGCGCTCGCATCCGCGGCTCCGTCGCTTCACGCCCAACAGACGCCCCCTCCGGGCGCCGCGCGCTGGTGGCACGACATCACCGTCATCGCCGACGACAGCATGCACGGGCGGCGCACCGGCACCGCCGACTACGTCGAGGCTGCGCATTATGTGGCGAGCCAGTTTCAGGCGGCAGGGCTCGCACCGGGCGGCAGCGACGGATACTTCCAGACCGTGCACCTGGCCGAAGCGCGTGTCGTGCCCGACAGCTCGAGCCTGGTGCTGGAGTCGACGGGCACGAGCGACACGCTGCCGCTCCGGGTGCGCATAACGCCATCGTCGGCGGCCCGAGCGGATGGCCCGCTGGTGTTCGTCGGGTACGGCCTCGCCTTACCGGGCGTGCACGACGATCTCGCCGGCGTGGACCTGCGCGGCAGGGTGGCCGTGTATCTCGACCGCATGCCCAAGGGACTCAACGCGACGCTCTTCGCGCACGGGCGCGCATCGCGCTGGAAGGAGCTCGAGCGGCGCGGCGCGGTCGCCGGCATCGCGATCGCCGATCCGGCTCCGCCTAACGGAAACCGGCCGCCGCCGCGTCCGGGCGCGCGGCCCGTAATGGGACTGGCGGACGATTCGCTCGAGCGCGGCGTGCTGGTGAGCGTCGGCGGCGAAGACGCCGAGAAACTGTTCGCCGGCTCGGGCCACACGTACGCCGAGATGGTCGCGCTCTCCGACGCGCAGCAGACGCTCCCGACCGTTCCGCTCGCACCGCGATTGCGCGTGCGCCTGGACATCCAGCGCACGCCGGTGGACGCGCCGAACGTCGTCGGCGTGCTGCGCGGCAGCGACGCGGGGTTGCGCGACCAGTATCTCGTCGTGAGCGCGCACCTGGATCACCTGGGCGTTGGGCGGCCGGTGAACGGCGACAGCATCTACAATGGGGCGATGGACAACGCGTCAGGCATCGCCACGCTGCTCGAAACGGCGCGTGCGTTCAAGGATCGACACGTGAGGCCGAAGCGCTCGGTCATCTTCCTCGCCGTGACCGGCGAAGAGGAGGGCGAGCTCGGCTCCGCGTACTTCGCGCTCCATCCTACGGTGCCGGCATCGGGGATCGTGGCCGACCTCAACACCGACATGTATCTGCCGATTCAGCCGCTGACGGGCGTGTTCGCGTACGGCTGGAACGAATCCGATTTGGGCAAAGACATTCTGCCGGTGCTGCGGCAGCACCATCTGGCGAATCTGGAAGATCCGGAGCCGGAGCAGGTTCGCTTCATTCGCAGCGACCAGTACAGCTTCATTCAACGCGGCATCCCGGCGCTGGCGTTCAAGGTGGGTTACACGAAAGATTCACCAGGCGATTCGACGGTCACGCGGTGGCTCGACACGCGCTACCACAGACCGTCGGACGATCTCGCGCAGCCGGTGAATTTCCAGACCGCCATCGCGTTCGATGCGATGTACTTCGACATCGTGCGCGCCGTGGCCGACCGCCCAACGCGGCCGGCGTGGTACCCGACGAGCGTGTTCGCGTCGATCAAGCGCCCGGGGCAGTAG
- a CDS encoding PQQ-dependent dehydrogenase, methanol/ethanol family, whose translation MMKVHLTSVLFGAACATAVAWAAVAFTPGAIAGPRTTVAAASDDGEWTMPGKDYASTRYSGLSQITPANAARLHPVWSFSTGVLGGHEGQPLVVHNTMYVVTPYPNTLYAFDLTQPDYPLEWKYRPAVSPNAVGVACCDAVNRGAFYAEGKIVYNLLDGHTVAVDAKTGKQLWETTIADVSNGETTPMAPFVARDRVLVGASGGEFGIRGWVKGLDLQSGRVVWTGYNIGADSELLAKPGQFKPFYDHAPNLGASTWPNNAWQTGGAPVWGWMSYDSTLDLVYYGTGNPAPYNPEQRAGDNKWTTSVMARRPEDGSLVWAYQFTPHDSWDFDATAEMVLADLRIDGTIRKVLVHFDKNGFAYTIDRATGQVLVAQPFVQENWAKRIDLETGRPVVDSSKLTGVSRGNVKNICPTLEGGKSPASPVAYSPRTHLFYVSTSNMCMDYQAVPAAHIRGTPYIGANSPYYAGAGGYMGAFVAWDASVGRKVWEIKERWPVWSGVVATAGDVVFYGTLDGWLRAADARTGKILWSFKVGSGVVGNPITYRGPDGKQYVAVYAGIGGDWFLLAGDVRSDDPADVRPPADFAKDLARHTSQGGMVWIFAL comes from the coding sequence ATGATGAAGGTGCATCTCACATCCGTGTTGTTCGGAGCGGCGTGCGCAACCGCAGTTGCGTGGGCGGCCGTCGCGTTCACACCGGGAGCGATCGCCGGCCCGCGCACCACGGTTGCGGCGGCGTCCGACGATGGCGAGTGGACCATGCCGGGCAAGGACTATGCGTCCACGCGGTACAGCGGCCTCTCGCAAATTACGCCGGCTAACGCCGCACGTCTGCATCCTGTGTGGTCCTTTTCCACCGGCGTGCTGGGCGGTCACGAAGGACAGCCGCTCGTCGTACACAACACGATGTACGTGGTGACTCCGTATCCGAACACGCTGTACGCGTTCGACCTCACGCAGCCCGACTACCCGCTCGAGTGGAAGTATCGCCCCGCCGTTTCGCCTAACGCGGTCGGCGTCGCCTGCTGCGACGCGGTCAATCGAGGCGCGTTCTACGCCGAGGGGAAAATCGTGTACAACCTGCTCGACGGCCACACGGTTGCCGTCGACGCCAAGACCGGCAAGCAGCTGTGGGAGACCACCATCGCCGACGTATCCAACGGCGAAACGACGCCCATGGCGCCGTTCGTCGCGAGAGATCGCGTGCTCGTCGGCGCGTCCGGTGGCGAATTCGGCATCCGCGGATGGGTCAAGGGACTCGACCTGCAATCGGGCCGCGTCGTGTGGACCGGCTATAACATCGGAGCCGACAGCGAGCTGCTCGCCAAGCCGGGCCAGTTCAAACCGTTTTACGATCACGCCCCGAACCTCGGCGCGTCCACGTGGCCTAACAACGCCTGGCAGACGGGAGGCGCGCCGGTGTGGGGCTGGATGTCGTACGACTCGACGCTCGATCTCGTGTATTACGGGACAGGTAATCCCGCGCCGTACAATCCCGAGCAACGCGCCGGAGACAACAAGTGGACGACGAGCGTGATGGCGCGGCGCCCCGAGGACGGATCGCTCGTGTGGGCGTATCAGTTCACGCCGCACGATAGTTGGGACTTCGACGCAACCGCCGAGATGGTTCTGGCCGACCTGCGCATCGACGGCACGATTCGCAAAGTGCTCGTCCATTTCGACAAGAACGGATTCGCGTACACGATCGACCGTGCGACCGGCCAGGTGCTCGTCGCCCAACCGTTCGTGCAGGAGAACTGGGCCAAGCGCATCGACCTCGAGACCGGGCGTCCCGTCGTCGACTCGAGCAAGCTCACCGGTGTGTCGCGCGGCAACGTGAAGAACATCTGCCCAACGCTGGAAGGCGGCAAGAGTCCGGCCTCGCCGGTTGCGTATTCGCCGCGCACGCACCTCTTCTACGTGTCCACGAGCAACATGTGTATGGACTATCAGGCCGTTCCCGCTGCGCACATTCGCGGCACGCCGTACATCGGCGCCAACTCGCCCTACTATGCCGGCGCCGGCGGCTACATGGGCGCGTTCGTGGCATGGGACGCGTCCGTTGGGCGGAAGGTGTGGGAGATCAAGGAGCGGTGGCCGGTGTGGAGCGGGGTCGTCGCGACCGCGGGCGACGTCGTGTTTTACGGGACGCTCGACGGCTGGCTCCGCGCCGCCGATGCGCGGACGGGAAAGATTCTCTGGAGCTTCAAGGTGGGATCGGGTGTCGTCGGCAACCCGATTACGTACCGCGGCCCGGACGGGAAACAGTACGTGGCCGTGTATGCCGGGATCGGCGGTGACTGGTTCCTGCTTGCCGGCGACGTGCGATCCGACGATCCGGCCGACGTTCGTCCACCGGCCGACTTCGCGAAAGATCTGGCGAGACACACGAGCCAGGGCGGCATGGTGTGGATCTTCGCGCTCTGA
- a CDS encoding M48 family metallopeptidase has translation MSRGFLLLGTLALFGGSALTLGTKAHAGARTPAVSALSATDSEEIALGAALARQFDSTRGIRPTPESDRIQAYLQGIADSLGRFTKRKLPWTIHFDPHPGIKSGFALPGGHIVIWGGILSYMGTEDEAAAVIAHEIEHIDNGQVSRRIDSLVTTEHRDVTNASQWRWGEFGASYGQVLEYRCDSLGAELVVKAGYSPYAYKTMMESFIALGKVHAPNAAPARELTDRIAQIERQIAEMHWDTLTRTRPLRLPGTGG, from the coding sequence ATGAGCCGCGGGTTCCTTCTGCTCGGTACGCTCGCGCTGTTCGGCGGCTCGGCACTAACGTTAGGCACGAAGGCGCACGCCGGCGCGAGGACGCCCGCTGTTTCGGCGCTCTCGGCCACGGATTCGGAGGAGATTGCGCTCGGCGCCGCACTCGCCCGCCAGTTCGACAGCACGCGCGGCATCCGCCCGACGCCCGAGAGCGACCGCATCCAAGCCTACCTGCAAGGCATCGCCGACTCGCTCGGCCGCTTCACCAAGCGCAAGCTGCCGTGGACCATCCATTTCGATCCGCACCCGGGCATCAAGAGCGGGTTCGCGCTGCCCGGCGGGCACATCGTCATCTGGGGCGGCATTCTGTCTTACATGGGCACGGAGGACGAAGCCGCGGCGGTGATCGCGCACGAGATCGAGCACATCGACAACGGCCAGGTGTCGCGCCGCATCGACAGCCTCGTGACCACCGAGCACCGCGACGTGACCAACGCGTCGCAATGGCGGTGGGGCGAGTTCGGCGCGAGCTACGGGCAGGTGCTCGAATACCGCTGCGACTCGTTAGGCGCGGAGCTCGTCGTCAAGGCGGGCTACTCGCCCTACGCCTACAAAACGATGATGGAGAGCTTCATCGCGCTCGGCAAGGTGCATGCGCCTAACGCAGCGCCGGCCCGGGAGCTCACCGACCGCATCGCGCAGATCGAGCGGCAGATTGCCGAAATGCACTGGGACACCCTCACCAGGACGCGGCCGCTGCGGCTGCCCGGGACCGGCGGATGA
- a CDS encoding gamma-glutamyl-gamma-aminobutyrate hydrolase family protein, protein MSASRPIIGITTQTLDAIPDELPRCWVMSQRYVHAMAESGGVPWIIPLMPDDPDTMRRIYEQLDGLLLPGGVDIDPRTYGASRLAGCGRTDIDRDRAEVMLTRWAMDDGKPVLGICRGVQLINVAAGGTLYQDVAAEMPGAIKHDYFPHGGANPRDQLVHEVAVAPASRLAALLEEQGAMVNSMHHQGIKSVPPSLVATAHAPDGLVEGLESTDDAFLFGVQWHPEDLTHADWHMRRLFAGLLDAGRAWRGAAR, encoded by the coding sequence TTGTCCGCATCGCGCCCGATAATCGGCATCACGACACAGACCCTGGACGCCATCCCGGACGAGCTGCCGCGCTGCTGGGTGATGAGCCAGCGGTACGTGCACGCCATGGCCGAGTCGGGAGGGGTGCCGTGGATCATCCCGCTCATGCCCGACGATCCGGACACCATGCGCAGGATCTACGAGCAGTTGGACGGTCTGCTGCTGCCGGGCGGTGTCGACATCGATCCGCGCACCTATGGCGCGTCCCGTCTCGCGGGGTGCGGGCGCACCGACATCGACCGCGATCGCGCCGAAGTCATGCTCACGCGGTGGGCGATGGACGACGGCAAGCCTGTGTTAGGCATCTGCCGCGGCGTGCAGCTCATCAACGTCGCCGCCGGCGGCACGCTGTACCAGGATGTGGCGGCCGAGATGCCCGGCGCGATCAAGCACGACTATTTCCCGCACGGCGGCGCCAATCCGCGCGACCAGCTGGTGCACGAGGTCGCGGTCGCGCCGGCGTCGCGCTTGGCGGCGCTGCTCGAGGAGCAGGGCGCGATGGTGAACAGCATGCACCACCAAGGCATCAAGTCGGTGCCACCATCGTTGGTCGCCACCGCGCACGCACCGGATGGCCTCGTGGAAGGGCTCGAGTCGACCGACGATGCGTTTCTGTTCGGCGTGCAGTGGCATCCCGAGGACCTCACGCACGCCGACTGGCACATGCGCCGGCTGTTCGCCGGTTTGCTCGACGCGGGTCGCGCATGGCGCGGTGCCGCGCGGTAA
- a CDS encoding protein kinase: MPGSDDLLRLSTALSQRYVIERELGSGGMATVYLAHDVRHDRPVALKVLRPELAAIVGAQRFLHEIRTTAQLQHPHILALHDSGEIDGTVFYVMPFVKGVSLRDRLEREGQLPVVDAVRIASEVADALGYAHEHGVIHRDIKPENILLQDGHAVVADFGIALAASGGPAAVRLTETGLSLGTPAYMAPEQAMGDRALTPRVDIYALGCVVYEMLAGEPPFSGPTAQAIVARVMTEEPRRLHAQRRTVPAELDDCVRKALEKLPADRFATASEFRAALTVPAPGVVGGRASGRPMLLGLAAALIVGIGLGALAASLRRPPVDTTPHRWNIVLPPNESVALVGPSTPGGWYSAMAASPDGKQLAYVAPQGSTTVLVLRSAETGDEAAVPGSDGASDPFYSPDGAWIGFVSGNLLRKVSSTGGTPITLAQVASVTGAVWVTPDEIVVFERNGFELHRVAAAGGGADSVTRLTTQFGTPGALPGGRWLVGQLSSGQLALLSLENGSELAITQRGVLALDSVRQSDLLFGASPQWIRGGYLVYATGDGQLSAMPFDAARRAVLGEAVPVVTGVRMEAGFGAAEYAISGDGTLTYVPGANQLYVNVALVSPDGHLDTLPFPRGPYTQPRVSPDGTRLAVQVRNPLGGWQVMLMDMATGVRQQVPVDGNYRAFPASWLPSGHALMIGLFDPVQFLNYGARIQALDTGAWTNLHLSNASYMTVAPDGKSFVFSDWRRHDLYLRSLGPDTTSTRVPGGVGTAASFSPDGRWLSWGGDDGSVDVTPLPPTGTVYHIAQQGDMPLWMPNGRAIVYRDRSRYYRVPVTTTGGFHTGKPTLLIEGSFLSAFAWNHAMSPDGRVLVLMNSPDRDARTLETITNFQSLVARTTHAGRR; this comes from the coding sequence GTGCCCGGCTCGGACGATCTCCTCCGGCTTTCGACCGCACTCAGCCAACGCTACGTCATCGAGCGCGAGCTCGGCAGTGGCGGCATGGCGACCGTGTACCTCGCGCACGATGTGCGCCACGATCGACCCGTCGCCCTCAAAGTGCTGCGGCCGGAGTTGGCAGCCATCGTTGGCGCGCAGCGCTTTCTCCACGAGATCCGGACCACCGCGCAGCTCCAGCACCCGCACATCCTCGCGCTGCACGATTCCGGCGAAATCGACGGGACCGTGTTCTACGTGATGCCGTTCGTGAAGGGGGTGAGTCTGCGAGACCGCCTCGAGCGCGAGGGGCAGCTGCCCGTGGTCGACGCGGTGCGCATCGCCTCGGAGGTGGCGGACGCGCTCGGCTACGCGCACGAGCATGGCGTGATCCACCGCGACATCAAGCCGGAGAACATCCTCCTGCAGGACGGGCACGCGGTGGTCGCCGATTTCGGCATCGCGCTCGCGGCCAGCGGCGGCCCGGCGGCGGTCCGCCTAACGGAAACCGGCTTGAGTCTCGGGACGCCCGCCTACATGGCCCCCGAGCAGGCGATGGGCGACCGGGCGCTCACGCCGCGCGTCGACATCTATGCGTTAGGCTGCGTGGTGTACGAGATGCTGGCCGGGGAGCCGCCGTTTTCCGGCCCGACGGCCCAGGCCATCGTCGCGCGCGTGATGACGGAGGAGCCGCGGCGCCTGCATGCCCAGCGGCGGACCGTGCCGGCCGAGCTCGACGACTGCGTGCGCAAGGCGCTCGAGAAACTGCCAGCCGATCGCTTCGCCACGGCATCGGAATTTCGCGCGGCGCTCACGGTGCCGGCCCCGGGCGTCGTGGGCGGCCGGGCGAGCGGGCGTCCGATGCTGCTCGGGCTCGCTGCCGCGCTCATCGTCGGCATCGGGCTCGGTGCGCTCGCCGCGTCGCTCCGGCGGCCCCCCGTCGACACGACACCGCACCGCTGGAACATCGTCCTGCCGCCTAACGAAAGCGTCGCGCTCGTTGGTCCGTCGACCCCCGGGGGCTGGTACAGCGCCATGGCGGCGTCGCCCGATGGCAAGCAGCTGGCGTACGTCGCCCCGCAGGGCAGCACCACCGTGCTCGTGCTGCGATCCGCGGAGACCGGCGACGAGGCGGCGGTGCCCGGCAGCGACGGCGCGTCCGATCCCTTCTATTCGCCCGACGGGGCGTGGATCGGCTTTGTCAGCGGCAACCTGCTCCGCAAGGTGTCGTCGACCGGGGGAACGCCCATCACGCTGGCGCAGGTCGCGAGCGTGACCGGAGCCGTGTGGGTGACGCCCGACGAGATCGTGGTCTTCGAGCGAAACGGCTTCGAGCTGCACCGCGTGGCCGCAGCGGGCGGCGGCGCCGATTCCGTCACCCGCCTAACGACCCAATTCGGCACGCCGGGCGCCCTTCCGGGCGGCCGCTGGCTCGTCGGGCAGCTCAGCTCGGGGCAGCTCGCGCTCCTGTCGCTCGAGAACGGATCCGAGCTCGCCATCACGCAGCGCGGCGTGCTGGCACTCGACTCGGTGCGACAATCCGACCTCTTGTTCGGTGCGAGTCCGCAGTGGATCCGCGGCGGCTACCTCGTGTACGCCACGGGCGACGGCCAGCTGTCGGCGATGCCGTTCGACGCCGCCCGCCGCGCAGTGTTAGGCGAAGCGGTCCCCGTCGTCACCGGTGTGCGCATGGAAGCGGGCTTCGGAGCCGCCGAGTACGCGATCTCCGGCGACGGGACGCTGACCTACGTCCCGGGCGCCAATCAGCTCTACGTGAACGTCGCCCTCGTCTCGCCCGACGGCCATCTCGATACGCTGCCGTTCCCCCGCGGACCCTACACGCAGCCGCGCGTCTCGCCCGACGGCACCCGGCTCGCCGTGCAGGTGCGCAATCCGTTAGGCGGATGGCAGGTGATGCTGATGGACATGGCCACCGGCGTCCGCCAGCAGGTGCCGGTGGACGGCAACTATCGCGCGTTTCCGGCGTCGTGGCTCCCGTCCGGCCATGCGCTCATGATCGGCCTGTTCGACCCGGTGCAGTTCCTGAACTACGGCGCGCGCATCCAGGCGTTGGACACGGGCGCGTGGACGAACCTCCATCTGTCCAACGCGTCGTACATGACGGTGGCGCCCGACGGCAAGTCGTTCGTGTTCTCGGACTGGCGCCGGCACGATCTGTATCTTCGGTCGCTGGGCCCCGACACGACGTCGACGCGCGTGCCCGGCGGCGTCGGCACGGCGGCGAGCTTTTCCCCGGACGGCCGGTGGTTGTCGTGGGGCGGCGACGATGGCTCGGTGGACGTCACCCCGCTGCCGCCGACGGGCACCGTCTACCACATTGCCCAGCAGGGCGACATGCCGCTCTGGATGCCTAACGGCAGAGCGATCGTGTACCGCGACCGCTCGCGCTACTACCGCGTGCCCGTCACCACGACGGGCGGCTTCCACACCGGGAAGCCGACGCTGCTGATCGAAGGGTCGTTTCTCTCGGCGTTCGCGTGGAACCACGCGATGAGTCCCGATGGGCGGGTGCTCGTGCTCATGAACAGCCCCGATCGGGACGCGCGGACGCTCGAGACGATCACGAATTTCCAGTCGCTTGTGGCGCGCACGACGCACGCGGGCCGTCGGTAG
- a CDS encoding c-type cytochrome: MTQTMIQRVARPAIVLALAAACRETKGGAAPTHSDAPPAIAYPSHIAAGGAVPRGTTLTNPYAGDTAAVTAGAALFTAMNCDGCHGGGATGWVGPSLADGRWRYGGAAGEIFSSIYDGRRQGMPAFGGIMPAAGIWKLVTYLQSLEPPNDVPTESWK; encoded by the coding sequence ATGACGCAGACGATGATCCAGCGGGTTGCGCGACCGGCGATCGTGCTTGCGCTCGCGGCGGCCTGTCGAGAAACCAAAGGCGGTGCGGCGCCAACGCACAGCGACGCGCCACCTGCGATCGCGTATCCTTCTCACATTGCGGCGGGCGGCGCGGTACCGCGCGGAACGACGCTCACGAACCCATACGCCGGCGACACGGCCGCGGTGACCGCCGGTGCCGCGCTGTTCACGGCGATGAACTGCGATGGCTGCCACGGCGGCGGAGCGACCGGTTGGGTCGGACCCAGTCTCGCCGATGGGCGGTGGCGCTACGGCGGCGCCGCCGGCGAGATCTTCTCCTCCATCTACGATGGGCGTCGCCAGGGTATGCCGGCGTTCGGCGGCATCATGCCGGCGGCCGGCATCTGGAAGCTCGTCACCTATCTGCAATCGCTCGAGCCGCCTAACGACGTGCCGACCGAGTCCTGGAAATGA